The Branchiostoma floridae strain S238N-H82 chromosome 10, Bfl_VNyyK, whole genome shotgun sequence genome has a segment encoding these proteins:
- the LOC118424410 gene encoding latent-transforming growth factor beta-binding protein 2-like — protein MAGRLVLMLVGIVVAAAPFVTGTDLSASGAHVCSRQEGYQQPYTVSERASRTQVYYSSCWVFFQCTRTRTVYYTRYKQQQRTVYRTVYECCTGWQQSGNSCPTPICSSACQNGGACTAPGVCTCTAGFTGSRCQTDKDECSSGNGGCDQTCTNTRGSYTCSCRQGFVLDSDGRGCSDHDECAANDHGCQQQCQNSHGGYSCGCEDGYELASNGKNCNDIDECASNPCSQTCTQNAPGHGYQCSCGDGYILGDDGTSCEPQCPQGCANGGRCASPGVCDCVDGFAGDACQEPVCAPPCENGGVCDAPDVCFCQPGFNGDRCENDIDECAVGNGGCAHECVNELGSYHCECRDGWVLDGNGRGCSDHDECATNSHGCDLCENMAGSYRCYCEDGYLLADDGKKCVDINECEGDNGCEEICMNTNGSYACACLPGFYLDGNGFNCLDHDECATHDHGCQHQCVNARGFYSCECHDGFLLQDDLRSCVDIDECAAEEPPCEQICENSEGGYQCLCEEGYQLNPEEPGGLCEPVCDPPCAAGGNCAAPDTCKCSPGFAGTYCEIDIKARLRQSGDHWTKNSTGCQCYYDYSRFDCPCCVPGGCQCTNEHPDQCVQCGYGHTCGLLDLTGVDAWTLKETGCQCPRDNNINLTCPCCQNRGCPCTSVPGRCTQCGREAFCEGDGPE, from the exons ATGGCGGGTCGCCTTGTCTTGATGCTTGTGGGGATAGTGGTGGCTGCGGCCCCGTTCGTCACAGGAACTGATCTGAGTGCTAGTGG TGCCCACGTGTGCTCCCGCCAGGAGGGGTACCAGCAGCCCTACACCGTATCGGAGCGTGCGTCCAGGACACAGGTCTACTACAGCAGCTGCTGGGTGTTCTTTCAGTGTACCAGAACAAG GACAGTGTACTATACCCGGTACAAACAGCAGCAGCGCACGGTGTACAGGACTGTGTACGAGTGCTGTACCGGCTGGCAGCAGTCAGGCAACTCCTGCCCAACAC CGATCTGCTCCAGCGCGTGTCAGAACGGCGGGGCCTGCACTGCTCCTGGCGTCTGTACCTGTACTGCAGGTTTCACGGGGAGCCGCTGTCAGACAG ACAAGGACGAGTGCTCCAGTGGAAACGGAGGCTGTGACCAAACCTGTACCAACACCAGGGGAAGTTACACCTGTTCCTGTCGACAAGGCTTCGTGCTGGACAGCGATGGGCGAGGGTGTTCGG acCATGACGAGTGTGCGGCTAATGACCACGGGTGCCAGCAGCAGTGTCAGAACTCTCACGGCGGCTACAGCTGCGGCTGTGAGGACGGCTATGAGCTGGCCAGTAACGGGAAGAACTGTAACG ATATCGATGAATGTGCCAGTAACCCGTGTAGTCAGACCTGTACCCAGAATGCACCGGGGCACGGGTACCAGTGTTCCTGTGGGGACGGCTACATCCTGGGGGACGACGGGACATCCTGCGAAC CCCAATGCCCACAGGGCTGTGCTAACGGCGGACGCTGCGCCAGCCCGGGCGTGTGTGACTGTGTGGACGGGTTCGCTGGAGATGCCTGCCAAGAGC CTGTGTGCGCCCCTCCATGTGAGAATGGCGGAGTCTGCGATGCCCCGGATGTCTGCTTCTGTCAGCCCGGCTTCAACGGAGATCGGTGTGAGAATG atattgacgaatgtgCGGTCGGCAATGGTGGATGCGCACACGAATGTGTCAACGAACTGGGCTCCTACCATTGTGAATGCCGGGACGGCTGGGTCCTGGACGGCAACGGCAGAGGCTGCTCAG ATCATGACGAATGTGCAACCAACAGCCACGGCTGTGACTTGTGTGAGAACATGGCGGGAAGCTACAGGTGTTACTGTGAGGATGGATACCTGTTGGCCGACGATGGCAAGAAGTGTGTTG ATATCAATGAGTGCGAAGGCGACAATGGTTGTGAAGAGATCTGTATGAACACCAACGGTAGCTACGCATGCGCGTGTCTGCCTGGGTTCTATCTGGATGGAAACGGTTTCAACTGTCTCG ACCATGACGAGTGCGCGACCCACGACCACGGGTGCCAGCACCAGTGTGTGAACGCCCGCGGGTTTTACAGCTGTGAGTGTCACGATGGCTTCCTGCTCCAGGACGACCTCAGGTCTTGTGTTG acattgacgagtgcgcTGCAGAGGAGCCCCCGTGTGAGCAGATCTGTGAGAACTCGGAGGGAGGGTACCAGTGTCTGTGTGAGGAAGGGTACCAGTTGAACCCTGAAGAGCCTGGAGGACTGTGCGAAC CTGTCTGTGATCCCCCTTGCGCCGCGGGAGGGAATTGCGCCGCTCCCGATACGTGCAAATGCTCTCCAGGTTTCGCCGGGACCTACTGCGAAATCG acatcaaggcaAGGCTTCGTCAATCTGGAGACCACTGGACCAAGAACTCCACCGGCTGCCAGTGTTACTATGACTACTCCCGGTTTGACTGTCCTTGCTGCGTGCCTGGTGGCTGCCAGTGCACCAAT GAGCACCCTGACCAATGCGTGCAGTGTGGGTACGGGCACACATGTGGACTTCTGGACTTAA CTGGGGTTGACGCCTGGACACTGAAGGAGACCGGATGTCAGTGTCCCAGAGACAACAACATCAACCTGACCTGTCCCTGCTGCCAGAACCGGGGCTGCCCCTGCACCAGCGTGCCCGGCCGCTGTACACAGTGTGGACGGGAGGCCTTCTGTGAGGGAG